In Candidatus Epulonipiscium viviparus, one DNA window encodes the following:
- a CDS encoding ABC-2 transporter permease yields MLGLLVKDVWYSWKKCKLAIGIIILMAVVSPYMFLALFQAVYMCSNIIAADEKNHWDKFSVMLPLTDFDHVFSKYLFGYLSLGFSIFFTAISLMILKYLGLNTIDDLMTSLMFMSILCLIYVAVTNAPLIIFGTEKAKAIILLMFAGFLGLMPLIPNINSYMATLNETKTSGTFLGLMFIGAVILNVISITVTVNFRRKKMIRYH; encoded by the coding sequence ATGCTAGGGTTATTAGTCAAAGATGTTTGGTATAGTTGGAAAAAATGTAAACTTGCTATAGGAATAATCATTCTTATGGCAGTAGTTTCGCCTTATATGTTTTTAGCACTTTTTCAAGCAGTGTATATGTGTAGCAATATTATAGCAGCAGATGAAAAAAATCATTGGGATAAATTTTCTGTCATGTTGCCGCTGACAGATTTTGATCATGTTTTCAGTAAATATTTATTTGGTTATCTCTCTTTAGGTTTTTCTATATTTTTTACTGCTATTAGCTTAATGATACTGAAATATTTGGGTTTGAATACTATAGATGATCTTATGACATCTCTTATGTTTATGAGTATTTTATGCCTTATATATGTCGCTGTTACCAATGCTCCTTTAATAATTTTCGGCACTGAAAAAGCTAAAGCAATTATATTGCTAATGTTTGCAGGATTTTTAGGACTTATGCCTCTTATACCTAATATTAATTCATACATGGCAACTTTGAACGAAACTAAAACTTCAGGAACATTTTTAGGTTTAATGTTTATTGGAGCTGTTATACTAAACGTCATTTCTATAACAGTTACTGTCAATTTTAGACGAAAAAAAATGATTAGATATCATTAA
- a CDS encoding ABC transporter ATP-binding protein — MSTIVVNHISKQQGDFTLKDINFSLPSGKIMGLIGKNGAGKSTTINLIMNSIKPDSGEISVLGVKNTSRDFKNVKENIGLVLDESYIPDIFNVNDINKIMNLCYKQWDKQIYHKYINYFSLDPQKKFQDYSKGMKMKLGIAIALSHGSKVLILDEATSGLDPIAREEVLEILTKFVQQSDNHSVLISSHIISDLEKICDSITLIHQGRQVLSQDKKQILENYSIINVDEQELELLPKDIILGKKNHKGIYDVLIEKNKVSSINYPEQNYVLEDIILLMIRGLEEERKNARVISQRCLV; from the coding sequence ATGAGTACCATTGTAGTGAATCATATATCAAAACAACAAGGTGATTTTACATTAAAAGACATTAATTTTAGTTTACCTAGCGGAAAAATTATGGGGTTAATTGGTAAAAACGGTGCTGGAAAGAGCACCACAATCAATCTTATAATGAACTCGATAAAACCTGATAGTGGAGAAATTTCAGTATTGGGTGTTAAAAACACATCACGTGATTTTAAGAACGTGAAAGAAAATATTGGACTAGTTCTCGATGAGAGCTATATACCTGATATTTTTAATGTAAATGACATTAATAAAATTATGAACTTATGTTATAAGCAGTGGGACAAGCAGATATATCACAAGTATATCAATTATTTTTCATTAGATCCCCAAAAAAAATTTCAAGACTACTCTAAAGGAATGAAAATGAAACTAGGCATCGCTATAGCATTGTCTCACGGTAGTAAAGTATTAATTTTAGATGAAGCTACTAGCGGACTTGACCCTATTGCCAGAGAAGAAGTATTAGAGATATTAACAAAATTTGTTCAACAAAGTGATAATCATTCTGTTTTGATTTCTTCTCACATAATAAGTGATTTAGAAAAAATTTGTGATAGTATTACTTTGATTCATCAAGGTCGTCAAGTTTTAAGTCAAGATAAGAAACAAATATTAGAGAATTATTCTATTATTAATGTAGATGAACAAGAATTAGAATTATTACCCAAAGATATTATACTTGGTAAAAAGAATCATAAAGGTATCTATGATGTATTAATTGAAAAAAACAAAGTTAGTTCTATTAATTATCCAGAACAAAATTATGTTTTAGAAGATATTATATTACTAATGATTAGAGGTTTAGAGGAGGAGAGGAAAAATGCTAGGGTTATTAGTCAAAGATGTTTGGTATAG